A single Anatilimnocola floriformis DNA region contains:
- a CDS encoding aldehyde dehydrogenase family protein, with the protein MQINEALIRSVVAQVLSEVARGGAHVSSGPKFAGRHGIFTCVNEAVAAARDAFEQLSERTMEDRKRIISHIRRISIDNCVELGTMEMNETKVGRLNHKIEKLKTLGEKTPGVEFMRSEVFSGDHGLAVIEHAPFGVIGAITPVTHSLPTITGNAVSMIASGNSVVVNPHPSGKKVAAEGVRRFNEAIYKDLGIDNLICVITEPTLETANQLFGHRNVNLICVTGGPAVGRAALRSGKRAVVAGPGNPPVVVDETADLDNAARCIIQGAAYDNNLLCIAEKEVFVVSSVFDKMMDAMDRAGATRLNAREVDEFTKKAIVQVGEGEHKHDAPSKEFLGQDAKVLARAIGKSIPEKSDLLFGEADESNPFVPVEQMMPFVPFVRVKNVDEAIQKAQHYEHGFRHTSIIHSQNVKNMTKMGRILDTTLFVKNGPCMAALGLGGEGYLSFSIAGPTGEGVTTPLTFTRERRCSLIEDLCVLGKPKS; encoded by the coding sequence ATGCAAATCAACGAAGCTCTCATCCGCAGTGTCGTCGCTCAGGTCCTCTCCGAAGTGGCCCGGGGTGGCGCACACGTCAGCAGCGGTCCCAAGTTCGCCGGCCGGCATGGCATCTTCACTTGCGTGAACGAAGCCGTCGCTGCTGCTCGCGATGCGTTCGAGCAATTGAGCGAGCGGACCATGGAAGACCGCAAGCGGATCATCAGCCATATTCGCCGCATCTCGATCGACAACTGCGTCGAGCTCGGCACGATGGAAATGAACGAGACCAAGGTTGGCCGTCTCAATCACAAGATCGAAAAGCTGAAGACCCTCGGCGAAAAAACGCCGGGCGTGGAATTCATGCGAAGCGAAGTATTCAGCGGCGACCACGGCTTGGCCGTGATCGAACACGCGCCATTCGGCGTGATCGGCGCGATCACTCCGGTTACGCACTCGCTGCCGACCATCACCGGCAACGCAGTGAGCATGATCGCTTCGGGCAACTCGGTCGTGGTGAATCCGCACCCGAGCGGCAAGAAGGTGGCTGCCGAAGGTGTGCGTCGTTTCAACGAAGCCATCTACAAAGACCTCGGCATCGACAACCTGATTTGCGTGATCACCGAACCGACGCTGGAAACGGCCAATCAACTGTTCGGTCATCGCAATGTCAATCTGATCTGCGTCACCGGCGGCCCTGCTGTCGGTCGCGCAGCGCTTCGCAGCGGCAAGCGGGCCGTGGTCGCTGGCCCAGGCAATCCGCCGGTCGTCGTCGACGAAACGGCGGACCTCGACAACGCCGCCCGCTGCATCATTCAAGGTGCGGCTTACGACAACAACCTGCTCTGCATCGCCGAGAAGGAAGTGTTTGTCGTCTCAAGCGTCTTCGACAAGATGATGGACGCCATGGATCGCGCCGGCGCGACGCGGCTGAATGCTCGCGAAGTCGACGAGTTCACCAAGAAGGCGATTGTTCAAGTCGGCGAAGGGGAACACAAGCACGACGCCCCTTCGAAGGAATTCCTCGGCCAGGATGCCAAAGTCCTCGCCCGTGCGATCGGCAAATCGATTCCGGAAAAGAGCGACCTGCTGTTCGGCGAAGCCGACGAAAGCAATCCGTTTGTTCCGGTCGAACAGATGATGCCCTTCGTGCCGTTCGTCCGCGTGAAGAATGTCGACGAAGCCATCCAAAAGGCTCAGCACTACGAACACGGTTTCCGGCACACGAGCATCATTCACAGCCAGAACGTAAAGAACATGACGAAGATGGGCCGCATCCTCGACACGACGCTGTTCGTGAAGAACGGCCCGTGCATGGCCGCCCTCGGTCTCGGCGGCGAAGGCTACTTGTCGTTCTCGATCGCTGGCCCGACCGGCGAAGGTGTGACGACGCCGTTGACCTTCACCCGCGAACGCCGCTGCTCGCTCATCGAAGATCTGTGCGTCCTCGGCAAACCCAAGTCGTAA
- a CDS encoding alpha/beta fold hydrolase, giving the protein MSETDLPLILLPGMNGDPRVFAPQLKAFPDLDVPKWEQPLSDEEPLTHYAQRLAAKIDPGVPCIIGGASFGGIVSLEVAKHLQAKACVLIASCRSIEALPAMLRLLRPVSALASSRSIVQLARSAHFLTSIETSAVKNFHQLSPRDQSFRIWALQVLLKWQPEFPNCQLHQIHGALDSTFPAVISGADCVIPEAGHLLTLTHAESVNEYLQQVLTSSRGRCG; this is encoded by the coding sequence ATGAGCGAAACAGACCTGCCGCTGATTCTCTTGCCCGGTATGAACGGTGATCCGCGCGTCTTCGCGCCGCAGCTGAAAGCGTTTCCAGACCTCGACGTGCCGAAGTGGGAGCAGCCGCTGAGCGATGAAGAGCCGCTAACCCACTACGCGCAGCGATTGGCGGCGAAGATCGATCCGGGCGTGCCTTGTATTATTGGCGGCGCATCCTTCGGTGGGATTGTCTCGCTCGAAGTCGCGAAGCACCTGCAAGCGAAGGCCTGCGTGCTCATTGCTAGTTGCCGTAGCATTGAAGCGTTGCCGGCCATGCTTCGCTTACTGCGGCCGGTGTCTGCTTTAGCGTCCAGCAGATCTATCGTTCAGCTTGCACGCTCTGCACATTTCCTGACATCGATCGAAACTTCAGCAGTCAAGAATTTTCACCAACTTTCGCCGCGTGATCAAAGCTTTCGCATTTGGGCTCTTCAAGTGTTGCTGAAATGGCAACCAGAGTTTCCAAATTGCCAGCTTCACCAAATCCACGGGGCTTTAGACTCAACATTCCCGGCGGTGATCTCCGGAGCTGATTGCGTAATTCCCGAGGCCGGGCATTTATTGACACTCACTCACGCGGAAAGCGTGAATGAGTATTTGCAACAAGTGCTTACTTCTTCCCGCGGCCGATGCGGCTGA
- a CDS encoding BMC domain-containing protein, with the protein MAKNLEALGMIETKGFIALLEATDAMLKAANVTLVGWDKVGSGLVSAFVVGDVAAVKSATDAGAAAAGRVGEVVSVHVIPRPHEDLSIVLPPSIKYATKA; encoded by the coding sequence ATGGCTAAGAATCTGGAAGCGCTCGGCATGATCGAGACGAAGGGCTTCATCGCCCTGCTCGAAGCGACCGATGCGATGTTGAAAGCCGCCAACGTGACGTTGGTTGGTTGGGACAAGGTTGGTAGCGGTCTGGTTTCGGCTTTCGTCGTCGGCGATGTCGCCGCAGTGAAGAGCGCGACCGATGCGGGCGCTGCTGCCGCTGGCCGCGTGGGCGAAGTCGTCAGCGTACACGTCATTCCGCGTCCGCACGAAGACCTCAGCATCGTGCTGCCGCCGAGCATCAAGTACGCCACCAAGGCCTAG
- a CDS encoding EutN/CcmL family microcompartment protein produces the protein MRIAKVLGTVTMNSQHPTMQGARLRLIVPLSLAELRDGVAPQADEIVAWDDLGAGIGDLVAISEGAEAAQPFRPNYKPIDVYISAILDQLDLDQNLLR, from the coding sequence ATGCGAATCGCCAAAGTGCTCGGCACGGTCACGATGAACAGTCAGCATCCCACGATGCAAGGCGCACGGCTGCGGCTCATCGTGCCGCTGTCGCTCGCCGAACTGCGCGATGGCGTGGCTCCGCAAGCCGACGAAATTGTCGCTTGGGACGACCTCGGCGCCGGCATCGGCGATCTGGTCGCCATCAGCGAAGGGGCCGAAGCGGCTCAGCCGTTCCGACCCAATTACAAACCAATCGACGTTTACATTTCCGCCATTCTCGATCAACTCGACCTCGATCAAAACCTCCTTCGTTAA
- a CDS encoding BMC domain-containing protein, translating into MNTAIGLIETKGLIGLVEATDAMAKAANVQIVKRIGIGGAYVTTIVQGDVGSVRAAVEAGAQAAQQVGELVGSHIIPRPAEGLIEAFV; encoded by the coding sequence ATGAACACAGCAATTGGTTTGATTGAAACGAAGGGCCTGATCGGCCTGGTCGAAGCGACCGACGCGATGGCGAAAGCCGCCAACGTGCAAATCGTCAAGCGGATCGGCATCGGTGGCGCTTATGTCACCACGATCGTTCAAGGCGATGTCGGCAGCGTGCGCGCTGCAGTCGAAGCGGGCGCTCAAGCCGCTCAGCAAGTCGGCGAACTCGTCGGCAGCCACATCATTCCTCGCCCCGCCGAAGGTTTGATCGAAGCGTTCGTTTAA
- a CDS encoding class II aldolase/adducin family protein, whose protein sequence is MVNHHKIKQDICEIGRRLYNKGFAAANDGNITVRVGENEVLCTPTMHSKGFLKPDDISLVDMTGKQLSGRKKRSSEALLHLEIYKQRPDVKSVVHCHPPHATAFAIAREPIPQCVLPEVEVFLGDVPITTYETPGGQAFADTVLPFVSKTNIIILANHGTVSYGTDVEQAYWWTEILDAYCRMLMLAKSLGKVNYFDEKKERELLDLKQKWGWADPRNTEEYKNCDVCANDIFRDSWKQSGVERRAFDAPPAMGPAVAAAVKKEVAAAPAGGDQEALIKMITERVMEALATQK, encoded by the coding sequence ATGGTCAATCATCACAAAATCAAGCAGGACATCTGCGAGATCGGCCGCCGCTTGTACAACAAGGGCTTCGCCGCCGCCAACGACGGCAACATCACGGTGCGCGTCGGCGAGAACGAAGTTCTCTGCACCCCTACGATGCACAGCAAGGGCTTTCTCAAGCCCGACGATATCAGCCTCGTCGACATGACCGGCAAGCAACTGAGCGGCCGCAAAAAGCGTTCGAGCGAAGCGTTGCTGCACCTCGAAATCTATAAGCAACGGCCCGACGTGAAGAGCGTCGTGCACTGCCACCCGCCGCACGCCACGGCCTTCGCGATCGCTCGCGAACCGATTCCGCAGTGCGTGCTCCCCGAAGTCGAAGTGTTCCTCGGCGATGTTCCGATCACCACCTACGAAACTCCCGGCGGCCAAGCCTTTGCCGATACGGTGCTGCCGTTCGTGAGCAAGACAAACATCATCATCCTCGCCAACCACGGCACGGTGAGCTACGGCACGGATGTGGAACAAGCTTATTGGTGGACGGAAATTCTCGACGCGTATTGCCGCATGCTGATGCTCGCCAAGAGCCTCGGCAAAGTGAACTACTTCGATGAGAAGAAGGAACGCGAACTGCTCGACCTGAAGCAGAAATGGGGCTGGGCCGATCCGCGCAACACCGAGGAATACAAGAACTGTGACGTGTGCGCGAACGACATCTTCCGCGACAGCTGGAAGCAATCGGGCGTGGAACGGCGTGCGTTCGACGCTCCCCCCGCCATGGGCCCTGCCGTGGCTGCCGCGGTGAAAAAAGAAGTCGCCGCCGCGCCCGCCGGCGGTGATCAAGAAGCGCTGATCAAGATGATCACCGAACGAGTGATGGAAGCTTTGGCAACGCAGAAGTAA
- a CDS encoding EutN/CcmL family microcompartment protein, translating to MQLGLVIGTAIATARHPSFKGQKMLVVQPLMADGKTPDADPVIAADVVGAGRGELVMITSDGKYVREITGDESTPIRYSIVGIADN from the coding sequence ATGCAACTCGGCCTCGTCATCGGCACCGCCATCGCTACCGCGCGGCATCCGTCCTTCAAAGGACAAAAGATGCTCGTCGTGCAGCCGTTGATGGCCGATGGCAAAACTCCCGACGCCGATCCGGTGATTGCCGCCGATGTCGTGGGCGCCGGCCGAGGCGAACTGGTGATGATCACGAGCGACGGCAAGTACGTTCGCGAAATTACCGGCGACGAATCGACCCCCATCCGCTACTCGATCGTCGGCATTGCAGACAACTAA
- a CDS encoding acetate/propionate family kinase: MKILVANLGSTSFKYRLYDMADERQLARGGVERIGSAESPCFVEIAGKKQELKVPVPDHAVAVRQCLAQLTDPQNGCLQSEQEVAAIGFKAVHGGRVSGVQRITPDVLAAMEEMNLLAPAHNPPYIRAMRLLGEKLPQIPLVAAFETGFHNTIADKLRYYPAPHEWAEKWQIKRWGFHGASHRYIAQRTSQLLERYDLRIISCHLGGSNSLCAIRGQQSISTTMGMSPQTGLPQNNRVGDFDPFAIPLIMEREGKSLQEVLNTLAEKSGLLGLSGISGDVRDLDEAAANGNGRARLALDVFIAEIRRHLGGMLVELGGADAIVFTGGIGENGVNIRAGVCENLQGLGIELDAGLNSSKGNSERCVSKAGSPTQIWIIPTNEELIVARQTKHAIEG, translated from the coding sequence ATGAAAATCCTAGTCGCCAATCTCGGCTCGACGAGCTTCAAGTATCGGCTATACGACATGGCCGACGAACGGCAGCTCGCGCGCGGTGGGGTCGAACGCATCGGTTCGGCTGAAAGCCCGTGCTTTGTCGAGATTGCAGGCAAGAAGCAGGAACTGAAGGTTCCCGTTCCGGATCACGCCGTCGCGGTGCGTCAGTGCCTCGCGCAGCTCACCGATCCGCAGAACGGTTGCCTGCAGAGCGAACAGGAAGTGGCTGCCATCGGTTTCAAAGCCGTGCATGGTGGTCGCGTAAGTGGCGTGCAGCGGATCACTCCCGATGTGCTCGCCGCCATGGAAGAGATGAACCTGCTCGCTCCGGCGCACAATCCTCCTTACATTCGCGCGATGCGACTGCTGGGGGAAAAGCTGCCGCAGATTCCGCTGGTGGCTGCGTTTGAAACGGGTTTTCACAACACGATTGCCGACAAGCTTCGCTACTATCCCGCGCCGCATGAATGGGCCGAGAAGTGGCAGATCAAACGCTGGGGTTTTCACGGCGCGAGTCATCGCTACATCGCCCAGCGGACGAGCCAACTGTTGGAACGATACGATCTGCGGATCATTTCGTGCCATCTCGGCGGCTCGAACAGTCTGTGTGCGATTCGGGGTCAACAAAGCATCTCGACCACGATGGGCATGAGTCCGCAAACCGGTTTGCCGCAGAACAACCGTGTCGGCGATTTCGATCCGTTTGCGATTCCACTCATCATGGAGCGCGAAGGAAAGAGCCTGCAGGAAGTTCTGAATACACTCGCCGAAAAAAGCGGCTTGCTCGGACTCAGCGGCATTAGTGGTGACGTGCGCGATCTCGATGAAGCCGCCGCCAATGGCAACGGCCGGGCTCGGCTGGCGCTCGATGTGTTCATCGCCGAAATTCGGCGGCACCTCGGCGGCATGCTGGTGGAACTCGGTGGCGCCGACGCGATCGTGTTCACCGGCGGCATCGGCGAAAACGGCGTGAACATTCGCGCGGGAGTTTGCGAAAACCTGCAAGGCCTCGGCATCGAACTCGATGCAGGGCTCAACAGCTCAAAGGGCAACTCCGAGCGCTGCGTGAGCAAGGCCGGCAGCCCAACGCAGATCTGGATCATTCCGACGAACGAGGAACTGATCGTGGCCCGTCAAACCAAACATGCAATTGAAGGGTAG
- the pduL gene encoding phosphate propanoyltransferase yields the protein MASSPALDRSVVEQIVRQIVLGNAAAPANKPTESGDKPAELMVSISARHCHLSDADVETLFGPGAKLTPEKDLYQDGFFAAAETVMIVGPRKRMLPNVRVLGPTRPYSQVELAFTDSISLGIDAPVRHSGNIKGTPGCVLVGPKGVVELQEGVIRAARHVHMSNKDAERYGVKNGDFMKLRIESPQCTVVFEDLLVRADATSKLEVHIDTDEGNACFLDGATKVELQKQEGDCKCKH from the coding sequence ATGGCATCCTCTCCCGCACTCGACCGCAGCGTCGTCGAACAAATCGTTCGCCAGATTGTGCTTGGCAATGCTGCCGCGCCGGCGAACAAGCCAACCGAAAGCGGCGACAAGCCTGCCGAGCTGATGGTTAGCATTTCGGCCCGTCACTGCCACTTGAGCGATGCCGATGTCGAGACCCTCTTCGGACCGGGCGCCAAACTGACGCCGGAAAAAGATCTCTACCAAGATGGTTTCTTTGCGGCCGCCGAAACGGTGATGATCGTGGGCCCCCGCAAGCGGATGCTGCCGAATGTGCGCGTCCTCGGCCCGACGCGGCCTTACAGCCAGGTCGAGCTCGCCTTTACCGACAGCATTTCGCTGGGCATCGACGCGCCGGTTCGCCACAGCGGCAATATCAAGGGCACGCCCGGTTGCGTCCTTGTCGGCCCCAAGGGGGTTGTCGAATTGCAGGAAGGCGTGATTCGCGCTGCTCGCCACGTTCACATGAGCAACAAAGACGCCGAACGCTACGGCGTGAAGAACGGCGACTTCATGAAGCTGCGAATCGAATCGCCGCAATGCACCGTGGTGTTCGAAGACCTGCTCGTGCGGGCCGATGCCACCAGCAAGCTCGAAGTGCACATCGACACCGATGAAGGGAACGCCTGCTTCCTCGACGGCGCCACGAAGGTGGAACTGCAGAAGCAAGAAGGCGACTGCAAGTGCAAACACTAG
- a CDS encoding lactate/malate dehydrogenase family protein produces MKVSIIGGGGLVGSSAGFALQCGGVVSEIALLDVNADLASGQALDMLHGAPSVADQVITSGGYEHIPSSDIICITAGLRRKPDESRLDLINRNTDLFLGILGEVTKAGVKKDAIVLVVSNPVDILTYVAADRLGLPLSQVIGLGTQLDTIRFRSLIAQQVKAAPTQVQALILGEHGDSMVPIWSSACIANLPLEKFPGWNTKLADELFTRTKGSGAEVIKKKTGAGFAVGIAIRDVIHSIVLDQRRILPVSSVQEGCYDIRDVALSVPTVVGRKGVVARHQIELWPKEVQLLRKSGLVLRQTLEQVLSRIGRGKK; encoded by the coding sequence ATGAAAGTCAGCATCATCGGCGGCGGCGGTTTGGTCGGTTCCAGCGCAGGCTTTGCCCTGCAATGCGGCGGCGTGGTGAGCGAGATCGCGCTCCTCGACGTCAACGCCGACTTGGCCAGCGGCCAGGCACTCGACATGCTCCACGGCGCTCCGAGCGTGGCCGATCAGGTCATCACCTCGGGCGGTTACGAGCACATTCCGAGCTCCGACATCATCTGCATCACGGCTGGTTTGCGGCGCAAGCCCGATGAAAGCCGGCTCGATCTCATCAATCGCAACACCGACCTCTTCCTCGGCATTCTCGGCGAAGTGACGAAGGCCGGCGTGAAGAAAGACGCGATCGTCCTCGTCGTGTCGAACCCCGTCGACATTCTCACCTACGTCGCCGCCGATCGCCTCGGTCTGCCACTGAGCCAGGTCATCGGCCTCGGCACGCAGCTCGATACGATCCGCTTCCGCAGCCTCATCGCTCAGCAAGTGAAAGCCGCGCCGACGCAAGTTCAGGCCCTCATCCTCGGCGAACACGGCGACAGCATGGTGCCGATTTGGTCGAGCGCTTGCATCGCCAATCTGCCGCTCGAAAAATTCCCGGGCTGGAATACCAAGCTCGCCGATGAACTCTTCACGCGGACCAAAGGTTCGGGCGCAGAAGTCATCAAGAAGAAGACCGGCGCTGGTTTTGCCGTCGGCATTGCGATTCGCGACGTGATTCACTCGATCGTTCTCGATCAACGCCGCATCCTGCCGGTGAGCAGCGTGCAAGAAGGTTGCTACGACATTCGCGACGTCGCACTGAGCGTGCCGACCGTCGTCGGCCGCAAGGGCGTGGTCGCTCGCCACCAGATCGAACTCTGGCCGAAGGAAGTTCAGCTCCTCCGCAAGAGCGGCCTCGTGCTGCGGCAAACGCTGGAACAAGTCCTCAGCCGCATCGGCCGCGGGAAGAAGTAA
- a CDS encoding DeoR/GlpR family DNA-binding transcription regulator, which produces MIKQAVADERRGRLSELIRQRGFASLPELVTQLAVSESTVRRDLDYLEESGVARRTHGGVFYTGPSPKLAHFDHGQSSNWDKKRRIANAAARLIEDNDTVLLDGGSTTYELAQLLVGRPLQVVTNSLPVANLFSSSDLTKLVLIGGKVDSRAGVTIGPYANQMLETLNVRRAVLSVAGINERGAYNSESLLVETERVMMSRAEEVIVVADSTKFGRTSLALMCPLAEIDTLVSDHELSPEWIKRLQDAGVQVRLAAEAGDSEIQTTTHS; this is translated from the coding sequence GTGATTAAGCAGGCGGTGGCGGACGAACGGCGAGGCCGATTGTCGGAGTTGATCCGACAACGCGGGTTCGCGTCGTTGCCCGAGCTCGTCACTCAGCTGGCCGTCTCCGAATCAACGGTCCGTCGCGACCTAGATTATCTGGAAGAGTCGGGCGTTGCGCGACGAACGCATGGCGGTGTCTTTTACACCGGCCCTTCGCCGAAGCTGGCCCACTTCGATCATGGCCAGTCGTCGAACTGGGACAAGAAGCGGCGGATTGCGAACGCAGCTGCCCGCCTGATTGAAGACAACGATACGGTTCTGCTCGACGGTGGCAGCACGACTTATGAGCTCGCGCAGCTCCTCGTCGGTCGTCCGTTGCAGGTCGTGACCAACTCCCTTCCGGTGGCCAATTTGTTCAGCTCGAGCGATCTCACGAAACTCGTTCTCATCGGCGGCAAGGTCGATAGCCGGGCTGGCGTTACGATCGGGCCCTACGCAAATCAAATGCTCGAGACGCTGAATGTGCGTCGCGCCGTGCTGAGCGTGGCCGGCATCAATGAGCGAGGCGCTTACAACAGCGAATCGCTGCTCGTCGAAACCGAACGGGTGATGATGTCGCGTGCCGAGGAAGTGATTGTCGTCGCCGACAGCACGAAGTTCGGCCGCACGAGCCTTGCCTTGATGTGCCCTCTGGCCGAGATCGACACGCTCGTCAGCGATCACGAGCTGTCGCCGGAATGGATCAAACGCCTGCAAGATGCCGGCGTGCAGGTCCGCCTCGCGGCTGAAGCGGGCGACTCCGAAATTCAAACTACAACCCATAGCTAA
- a CDS encoding EutN/CcmL family microcompartment protein, producing MFVAKVTGSLVSTQKVDSMKGFKLLIVEPYRIEAKDRKSIVTTGRTFVAVDTLGAGIGDFVILTQGSSARLTPETKTLPIDAVVVGIVDKVQVDEGTVYSRD from the coding sequence ATGTTCGTCGCCAAAGTCACCGGCAGTCTGGTTTCGACGCAAAAAGTCGATTCGATGAAGGGCTTTAAACTCTTGATCGTCGAACCCTATCGCATCGAAGCCAAGGATCGGAAGTCGATCGTCACGACAGGCCGGACGTTTGTCGCGGTCGATACGCTCGGCGCGGGGATCGGCGATTTTGTGATCCTCACGCAAGGCTCTTCGGCGCGATTGACACCCGAAACCAAGACGCTCCCCATCGACGCCGTCGTCGTGGGCATCGTCGACAAAGTGCAAGTGGATGAGGGAACGGTCTACTCGCGGGATTAA
- a CDS encoding FAD-dependent oxidoreductase, translated as MKLLIVGGVAGGASAATRARRMSEEAQIILFERGPDVSFANCGLPYHIGNTIADRNKLLVTTPAKLRARFNLDVRTQSSVEAIDRARKTIRVRELATGREYEESYDKLILAPGAAPLKPPLPGIDLPGIHTLRNLQDMDHIKAIVDQGAKQAIVIGAGFIGLEMVENLVHRGVQTTVVELQDQLLPPLDREMTTPIAQELKAKGVTLLLSDSAESFTAVDGGVRVQLKSGKELTAPLVIMGIGVRPENKLAVEAGLDVGPRGGIRVNDQLQTNDPDIYAVGDAIEVQDVVSHQPTQVPLAGPANRQGRLAADHIFGRPVKFRGTQGTAIVGCFGKVAALTGASEKTLRRSGQPFRMVYVHPAQHAGYYPGAQGMAIKLLFEPEQGKILGAQAVGGEGVDKRIDVIAVAIQAGLTVFDLEEVELCYSPQFGSAKDPVNMVGFVAANWLRGDHPQIDVAALYAMPEEQRPLLLDVRTPEEFAAGKFPGAINIPVDDLRSRLSELPRDREIAAYCQVGQRGYIATRILQQAGFQVKNVSGGYKTYMLWHP; from the coding sequence ATGAAATTGCTGATCGTAGGAGGCGTGGCCGGAGGAGCGTCGGCGGCTACGCGAGCGAGGCGGATGAGCGAAGAAGCGCAGATCATCCTCTTCGAGCGCGGCCCGGATGTGTCGTTCGCCAATTGCGGGCTCCCTTATCACATCGGCAATACGATCGCCGATCGCAACAAGCTGCTCGTCACCACGCCGGCCAAGTTGCGGGCCCGGTTCAATCTTGATGTGCGGACGCAATCGTCTGTCGAAGCCATCGATCGCGCGCGAAAAACGATTCGCGTTCGCGAACTAGCCACCGGCCGCGAATACGAAGAGAGTTACGACAAGCTGATCCTCGCGCCCGGCGCTGCGCCACTCAAGCCGCCATTGCCGGGGATCGATCTGCCGGGCATTCACACGCTTCGCAACTTGCAGGACATGGATCACATCAAAGCGATTGTCGATCAAGGGGCCAAGCAAGCGATTGTCATCGGCGCGGGGTTCATCGGCCTCGAGATGGTCGAGAATCTAGTGCATCGCGGCGTGCAGACCACCGTTGTTGAACTGCAGGATCAGCTCCTGCCGCCTCTCGATCGCGAAATGACCACGCCCATCGCGCAAGAGTTGAAAGCGAAGGGCGTGACGCTGTTGCTTAGCGACTCGGCGGAGAGTTTTACCGCCGTCGACGGCGGTGTGCGAGTGCAATTGAAATCGGGCAAGGAACTCACCGCACCGCTGGTGATTATGGGCATTGGTGTGCGGCCCGAAAACAAGCTCGCCGTTGAAGCAGGATTGGACGTCGGGCCGCGCGGCGGCATTCGGGTGAACGATCAACTGCAAACGAACGATCCGGACATTTACGCGGTCGGCGATGCGATCGAAGTGCAAGACGTTGTTTCGCACCAGCCGACGCAAGTGCCGCTGGCCGGTCCGGCGAATCGGCAGGGACGACTTGCCGCCGATCACATCTTCGGCCGGCCGGTGAAATTTCGCGGCACGCAAGGCACCGCCATCGTCGGTTGCTTCGGCAAGGTCGCTGCCCTGACCGGCGCTTCCGAGAAAACGCTGCGTCGCAGCGGCCAGCCGTTTCGCATGGTTTATGTCCATCCCGCGCAGCACGCTGGCTACTATCCGGGTGCGCAAGGGATGGCGATCAAGCTGCTCTTCGAGCCCGAGCAAGGCAAGATCCTCGGCGCGCAAGCGGTCGGCGGCGAGGGTGTCGACAAGCGTATCGACGTGATCGCCGTGGCGATTCAAGCAGGACTGACGGTCTTCGATCTCGAAGAAGTCGAGCTCTGTTACTCACCGCAGTTCGGCTCGGCGAAAGATCCTGTCAACATGGTGGGCTTCGTGGCGGCCAATTGGCTCCGCGGCGACCATCCGCAAATCGACGTTGCCGCGCTCTACGCCATGCCGGAAGAACAACGGCCGCTGCTGCTCGACGTTCGCACTCCCGAAGAATTCGCAGCTGGAAAGTTTCCAGGCGCGATCAACATTCCTGTCGATGACTTGCGATCGCGCTTAAGTGAGTTGCCCCGCGATCGGGAGATCGCCGCTTACTGCCAGGTCGGCCAGCGCGGCTACATCGCCACGCGAATCCTGCAGCAAGCCGGTTTTCAAGTGAAGAACGTCAGCGGCGGTTACAAAACGTATATGCTGTGGCATCCATAG